A DNA window from Enterobacter asburiae contains the following coding sequences:
- a CDS encoding DUF2065 domain-containing protein, which translates to MNSTIWLALALVLVLEGLGPMLYPRAWRRMIATMSQLPDNILRRFGGGLVVAGIVIYYMLRKTIG; encoded by the coding sequence ATGAATTCAACGATCTGGCTCGCACTGGCTTTGGTCCTTGTGCTGGAAGGTCTTGGACCGATGCTTTATCCGCGTGCCTGGCGCCGAATGATCGCCACGATGAGTCAGCTGCCGGATAATATTTTGCGTCGTTTTGGCGGCGGTCTTGTGGTTGCGGGCATCGTGATCTACTACATGTTGAGGAAAACGATTGGCTGA